A stretch of Leptospira andrefontaineae DNA encodes these proteins:
- a CDS encoding MaoC family dehydratase: MAKIPTSPFAELGPKTPVETGTVKRGIYGRYLEEFTEGAIFEHPRELTIDRSFAQEFATTFMEANPLYLSAPYAQAHGFKDLLVSPLMVFNVALSLGVQNDSEKALANLGYYDVQFLKPVYPGDTLSAKTKIIKIDDKGADKPGIVHVRTICLNQNKELVLQYERKIMIYHSNGKPKGTPKPVIKDAFFPETDSPVIELPELKFPKGFETATWTDTYFENFAAGQIYIHQNGRTITDEHFPWTYRVGNTHPLHYDKLYSSGISGPMGGEPVVYGGLVFAWLCGLSSRDVTENVIWDLGFTEGYHTQPSFSGDTVTAITRVLSVKDRGTEFGIPAGEVHLQFIGLKNIKANDAFEKFGADLFLKENDKKKHGKEKLPEKIFEIERKILIKKK, encoded by the coding sequence ATGGCTAAAATCCCTACTTCCCCCTTCGCGGAACTAGGTCCCAAAACTCCGGTGGAAACCGGAACCGTAAAACGGGGCATTTACGGTAGATATCTGGAAGAATTTACAGAAGGTGCAATTTTCGAACACCCAAGAGAACTGACAATCGATCGTTCTTTTGCACAAGAGTTTGCTACCACTTTTATGGAAGCAAATCCACTTTATCTTTCCGCTCCTTATGCACAAGCTCACGGATTTAAGGATCTATTAGTTTCTCCTTTGATGGTGTTCAACGTGGCACTTTCTTTAGGAGTTCAAAACGATTCAGAAAAAGCATTAGCGAATCTCGGATATTATGATGTTCAATTCCTAAAACCGGTGTATCCGGGAGATACACTTTCGGCTAAAACCAAAATTATCAAAATAGATGATAAGGGCGCGGATAAACCGGGGATCGTTCATGTTCGTACGATCTGTTTGAACCAGAACAAGGAATTAGTTCTTCAATACGAAAGAAAGATCATGATCTATCACTCTAATGGAAAGCCGAAAGGAACTCCAAAACCGGTGATCAAGGATGCTTTTTTCCCTGAGACTGATAGCCCAGTGATCGAACTTCCTGAGTTAAAATTCCCGAAAGGTTTTGAGACTGCTACTTGGACAGATACTTATTTCGAAAATTTCGCAGCTGGTCAGATCTATATCCACCAAAATGGAAGAACAATCACTGACGAACATTTCCCTTGGACTTACAGGGTTGGGAACACTCACCCGCTTCATTACGATAAACTTTACTCTTCCGGAATTTCCGGACCTATGGGTGGAGAACCGGTCGTTTACGGAGGACTCGTATTCGCATGGTTATGCGGACTTTCTTCCAGAGATGTGACTGAGAATGTTATCTGGGATCTTGGATTCACGGAAGGATATCATACTCAACCTTCTTTCAGCGGAGACACTGTAACCGCTATCACAAGAGTTCTTTCCGTAAAAGATAGAGGAACAGAGTTCGGAATCCCTGCGGGAGAAGTCCATCTTCAGTTCATCGGTCTGAAAAACATCAAGGCAAACGATGCCTTCGAAAAATTCGGAGCGGATCTATTCTTAAAAGAAAACGATAAGAAAAAACATGGTAAGGAAAAACTTCCTGAGAAAATTTTCGAGATCGAAAGAAAGATCTTAATCAAGAAAAAATAA
- the lsa23 gene encoding surface adhesion protein Lsa23, with protein sequence MKSYLLIPLFFLYLGCTSPPLPVFPTTEGICPKSDLFVLSQPEIDVQTGNDLVGIYCKANITPIGFEWEISLVFRDEIHPSTWKDFFYRIYRRIRYGRNYDIESFLVRLEPDGKTFQLDLKNVYSGDQIFQEDPVVHKDRILSSSLLENRNSLPILYVNTWNHMFGEKDNNPELSKQEIQISEFRFGSRSQLDGYFGTY encoded by the coding sequence ATGAAATCTTATCTTCTCATCCCACTATTCTTTCTTTATTTGGGCTGCACGAGTCCTCCGTTGCCTGTATTCCCAACCACGGAAGGTATCTGTCCTAAGTCGGATCTATTCGTTTTATCCCAACCAGAGATAGATGTGCAAACTGGAAACGATCTGGTAGGGATCTATTGTAAGGCGAATATTACACCAATCGGATTTGAATGGGAGATCAGTCTTGTGTTTCGAGATGAGATACATCCAAGTACCTGGAAGGATTTTTTCTATAGGATCTACAGAAGGATCCGTTATGGTAGGAACTACGACATTGAATCCTTTTTAGTCCGACTGGAACCTGATGGCAAAACATTCCAATTGGATCTGAAGAATGTTTACTCTGGGGATCAAATTTTCCAAGAGGACCCGGTCGTTCATAAGGACAGGATACTTTCCTCTTCTCTTTTGGAAAATCGGAACTCACTCCCTATTCTTTATGTGAATACTTGGAATCATATGTTTGGAGAGAAGGACAATAATCCTGAACTTTCTAAACAAGAGATCCAAATTTCCGAATTTCGTTTCGGTTCGAGAAGCCAACTGGACGGGTATTTCGGGACTTATTGA